The Vitis riparia cultivar Riparia Gloire de Montpellier isolate 1030 chromosome 3, EGFV_Vit.rip_1.0, whole genome shotgun sequence genome includes a region encoding these proteins:
- the LOC117911793 gene encoding glutamyl-tRNA reductase 1, chloroplastic-like — protein MAVTSGSASSFAAFKSGLRCNASVSYPPVRISVRPGKTAGLGAVRCSVGSDDLAKAELRASSVSALELLKTSAADRYTKERSSIIVIGLNFHTAPVEVREKLAIPEANWPQAIVELCALNHIEEAAVLSTCNRMEIYVVALSQHRGVKEVTEWMSKTSGVSVSEICQHRFTLYNEDATRHLFEVSSGLDSLVLGEGQILAQVRQVVKTGQGVPGFDRKISGLFKHAITVGKRVRTETNISAGSVSVSSAAVELALLKLAESSYATVRPLVIGAGKMGKLVIKHLVAKGSTKIVVVNRSEERVAAIRKELKDVEIIYKPVSEMLACTAEADVVFTSTASENPLFLKEHVEALPPVSQEIGGLRLFIDISVPRNVGPCVSDLETVRVYNVDDLKEVVAANKEDRLQKAMEAQGIIAEELKQFKSWKDSLETVPTIKKLRAYAERIRASELDKCLSKMGDGISKKQKAALYDLSMGIVNKLLHGPIQHLRCDERENRTLNETLENMHALNRIFDLETDTSLLEEKIRAKVKQSQP, from the exons ATGGCGGTGACCTCCGGATCCGCCTCTTCTTTTGCAGCCTTCAAGTCTGGTCTCCGTTGCAATGCCTCCGTTTCTTATCCTCCCGTTCGGATCTCCGTCAGGCCAGGGAAAACCGCCGGATTGGGAGCGGTTAGGTGTAGCGTTGGTTCTGATGATTTGGCCAAGGCGGAATTGAGGGCGTCGAGTGTTTCAGCTCTTGAATTGCTCAAAACGTCGGCTGCTGACA GATATACGAAGGAGAGGAGCAGTATTATTGTCATAGGGCTTAATTTTCATACAGCACCAGTTGAGGTACGCGAGAAACTTGCCATTCCAGAAGCAAACTGGCCACAGGCCATTGTTGAGCTCTGTGCTTTGAACCATATAGAAGAAGCCGCTGTCCTTAGCACTTGTAACAGAATGGAAATATATGTCGTGGCTCTCTCTCAGCATCGTGGGGTTAAAGAAGTGACGGAATGGATGTCAAAG ACAAGTGGGGTTTCTGTATCAGAGATTTGTCAGCACCGTTTCACATTATACAATGAAGATGCGACACGGCATTTATTTGAAGTATCATCTGGGCTTGATTCTCTTGTTTTAGGAGAAGGTCAAATCCTTGCCCAGGTAAGACAAGTTGTAAAAACTGGACAAGGAGTCCCTGGATTTGATAGGAAGATCAGTGGGTTGTTCAAGCATGCAATCACTGTTGGGAAGAGGGTTAGAACTGAAACCAATATTTCTGCTGGGTCAGTTTCCGTCAGTTCAGCTGCAGTAGAGCTTGCCCTATTAAAGCTTGCGGAATCTTCCTATGCTACTGTCAGGCCATTGGTGATTGGAGCAGGCAAGATGGGTAAACTTGTCATCAAACACTTGGTTGCAAAAGGGTCCACTAAAATCGTAGTCGTGAACAGAAGCGAGGAGAGAGTTGCTGCGATCCGCAAGGAGCTTAAGGATGTTGAGATCATCTACAAACCCGTCTCAGAAATGCTAGCATGCACTGCCGAGGCTGATGTGGTTTTCACCAGCACGGCCTCAGAAAACCCTCTGTTCTTGAAAGAGCATGTTGAGGCACTCCCCCCTGTGAGCCAGGAAATTGGAGGCTTGAGACTCTTCATAGATATCTCTGTTCCCAGGAATGTGGGACCATGTGTCTCTGATCTTGAGACTGTACGTGTTTACAATGTGGATGATCTTAAGGAAGTAGTAGCAGCAAATAAGGAGGATCGCCTTCAGAAAGCAATGGAAGCTCAGGGGATTATTGCAGAGGAATTGAAACAATTCAAATCTTGGAAGGACTCGTTAGAGACTGTTCCAACCATCAAGAAACTCAGGGCTTATGCTGAAAGAATTAGAGCTTCTGAGCTGGACAAATGTTTGTCAAAGATGGGCGATGGTAtctcaaagaaacaaaaggcAGCTCTTTATGATCTTAGCATGGGCATAGTGAACAAGCTTCTACATGGTCCAATCCAACACCTGAGATGCGATGAGAGAGAAAACCGGACTCTAAACGAGACACTCGAGAATATGCATGCCCTTAACAGAATTTTTGACCTTGAGACAGATACATCTTTGTTAGAAGAGAAGATTCGAGCCAAGGTGAAGCAGTCCCAGCCCTAA
- the LOC117911492 gene encoding basic form of pathogenesis-related protein 1-like produces MGLCKISVALACLIGSALLVHTSFAQNSQQDYLNAHNTARAQVSVGPMTWNSTVAAYAQSYANKRIGDCNLMHSNGPYGENLAKGSGSFTGTAAVNLWVAEKPNYDYNSNSCVGGECRHYTQVVWRNSVSLGCARAQCNNGWWFIICNYYPPGNYIGQRPY; encoded by the coding sequence ATGGGGTTGTGTAAGATTTCAGTAGCACTTGCTTGTCTCATAGGCTCGGCCCTGCTGGTTCACACCTCCTTTGCTCAAAACTCACAACAGGACTACCTCAATGCTCACAATACTGCTCGGGCACAAGTTAGTGTTGGGCCTATGACATGGAACAGCACCGTAGCCGCCTATGCTCAGAGCTATGCCAACAAACGGATCGGGGACTGCAATCTCATGCATTCGAATGGGCCTTATGGGGAGAACCTTGCCAAGGGCAGTGGTTCATTTACAGGCACTGCGGCAGTGAACTTGTGGGTGGCGGAGAAGCCTAATTATGATTACAACTCCAACTCATGCGTTGGTGGGGAATGCAGGCACTATACTCAAGTTGTTTGGCGTAACTCAGTGAGTCTTGGGTGTGCTAGGGCTCAGTGCAACAATGGATGGTGGTTCATCATATGTAACTACTATCCGCCGGGCAACTACATCGGACAGCGTCCTTATTGA